The genome window GGTAACTCTCAGTTACAAAAACATTCAACAAATGCATCATCTTGAAGTAAGCAGCATGACAAATAATAAACTGGTACCAGAGGCCTCTTTTATATTTTGAATTAGGATTGGATTTCTGTTCTTCCACCCATCGACACAAAGCTGGCCTGACTTTCTTTAATTCCGTTATGCGCAAAAAGTTTATTCGGGTATTGTAATCATCTTGATCCGGCAATTCAAGTTCTCCAATCACGCCACAACCAGCCAAACCATTATGAACTTGAAATAAAAATTTTCGTAGATGAAACATTGCCTGATTATGATGCTCTGGATAATCAACAATAGTTACCAATTCCTCTTTTGGAAAGGCAAACTCAGGAACATCTTCATCTGAACGATAGAACCACCAATTCAAGCCATAGTTTTTTTCTAATAAAAGCCTCTTATTCCGATCGCCAGGTGAAGCCGTTAAGCACAAGACTCGGATATCCAAACTCTGGCACATCCTGGCAATATCCACGTAAGCATATTTTTTGTTGGCCATGTGCATTTCATCAAACACCACA of Candidatus Falkowbacteria bacterium contains these proteins:
- a CDS encoding DEAD/DEAH box helicase → MLAFKYIESEEIQERGYQFEDVAEIIKLSKLGKNIGLVWSTSLGKTPAAILVADHFLDAGKVLILGITNPLCSQHLRSCRQMFNLPDDQINMLVGSVAKKKRAALWQDSRIVVSTPQTIVNEVEVGRIDLSDVSFVVFDEMHMANKKYAYVDIARMCQSLDIRVLCLTASPGDRNKRLLLEKNYGLNWWFYRSDEDVPEFAFPKEELVTIVDYPEHHNQAMFHLRKFLFQVHNGLAGCGVIGELELPDQDDYNTRINFLRITELKKVRPALCRWVEEQKSNPNSKYKRGLWYQFIICHAAYFKMMHLLNVFVTESYQGALKSIEEKVQAKAFPGQGKKQDQIAVRIWNNPNFQA